The window AGCTCGGGACCCGGTGCATCGGCCGACGAAGCCGCGTCGAATCCGTCGCTACAGCACGAAGGGAGTCGTGCCCGCGGCGTGGTCTGTGACGTCCTCCACGTCCGCGAGGTCGGGCACCATCTTCATCAGGATCTCGCGGACGCCCTGCGCCATGGTCATGCCGGCCAAGCCGCAGCCCTGGCATCCCCCGCCCATGCGCACGAACGCCACGCGCTCGCGGACCTCCACCAGCGAGACGTAGCCCTTGTGCGACGCCACGCCGGGGTTGATCCGCATGTCGATCACCCTGCGGACCCGTTCGGGAAGAGGGCCCACCAGGGGCTCGCCGTCCCACTCGGGCGTGGGCGGAGCGTGGAACTTGAACCCGCTTCCCTGGTCCATGTGGGCGAAGTCCAGCCGCGTGCCCGCGAGCAGCGCCTCGCTTTCCGCATCCACCAGCACGGGAAATCCGCCTCCGTCGCGCACCGACTCGCAGGCCAGCTTCTCCTCCATCCCCACCAGGCACATCTCGTATTCGGGGCCGAAGATGCCGCGCTTCTGCGCCCGTAGCCGCAGGGCGAGCCCGCCCTCCGTCTCCGCGAGGAAGGCGAGGATCTGCTCCCTGGCCGTCTCGGTGATCTCCAGCCCCCGCACACCGGCTTCCAGCGGAGGCGCCGCCGCGGGTGCGACGGGCGGGATGCTAGATGTGGCGCCGCCCCATGCCGCGCCGGGGGCTTTGATCGCCCCCGCGGCTGCGAACGGCTCGCGGGCGGGCGGAGCGGCCAGGTCGATGCTCATTTCGGTCAGACGC is drawn from Longimicrobiaceae bacterium and contains these coding sequences:
- a CDS encoding NifU family protein; this translates as MSIDLAAPPAREPFAAAGAIKAPGAAWGGATSSIPPVAPAAAPPLEAGVRGLEITETAREQILAFLAETEGGLALRLRAQKRGIFGPEYEMCLVGMEEKLACESVRDGGGFPVLVDAESEALLAGTRLDFAHMDQGSGFKFHAPPTPEWDGEPLVGPLPERVRRVIDMRINPGVASHKGYVSLVEVRERVAFVRMGGGCQGCGLAGMTMAQGVREILMKMVPDLADVEDVTDHAAGTTPFVL